Proteins encoded within one genomic window of Formosa agariphila KMM 3901:
- a CDS encoding DUF1328 family protein, with protein MLRWTVTFIILAIIAGILGFGGIAAGAAGIAKILFFVFLVLFVISLFTGRNPIK; from the coding sequence ATGCTACGTTGGACAGTAACTTTTATAATTTTAGCAATCATCGCCGGAATCTTAGGATTTGGTGGAATAGCAGCAGGAGCTGCCGGAATTGCAAAAATATTATTCTTTGTATTTTTAGTTTTATTCGTGATTTCTCTATTTACAGGAAGAAACCCAATAAAATAA